In Acidobacteriota bacterium, a genomic segment contains:
- a CDS encoding O-antigen ligase family protein — protein MEIKDRSFIEIFFFFSLLFFIVFIPISIASSQVFYTLSSLLLIIILIKNKKKIRIPAFFIPLGIYAILTIFSAIFSVRRDESLKDIKEILLFLIVILIFNSIKDTYELKILNYAISIPIILSSILSFLQFYVFPSIEKRATGFLSHYMTQAGIMLLIFSVSLGLFLGEKKNKKIYWLFIFILSTLALIFTMTRGAWIGAIFSAFLIFIIYKPKFALSIPMALVIFFLVSPENIKQRALSTFSLEDASNRDRIYMLEAGIKIIKSSPVLGGGPNTIKYLYADKKYRPAGAKKTNPHLHNNIIQISAERGIPALITWLSFIIFSFILLYKKWKKSQDPYLKHLSLGILGGVLGFFISGFFEYNFGDSEVKMLFLYLISAPLAIKYNGENGNKKD, from the coding sequence ATGGAAATTAAAGATAGAAGTTTTATAGAGATATTCTTTTTCTTTTCGTTGTTGTTCTTCATTGTCTTCATCCCCATTTCAATTGCATCGTCTCAGGTTTTCTATACCCTCTCATCATTACTTTTGATAATTATTTTAATAAAAAACAAGAAGAAAATAAGAATCCCTGCCTTCTTTATTCCCCTTGGAATCTATGCAATTTTAACCATTTTTTCTGCCATATTCTCAGTTAGAAGGGATGAAAGTCTTAAAGACATAAAAGAAATTCTTCTGTTTCTAATTGTGATCCTTATTTTTAACAGTATTAAAGATACATATGAATTAAAAATTTTAAATTATGCGATTTCAATACCGATAATCTTAAGTTCAATTCTTTCTTTCCTTCAATTTTACGTATTTCCTTCAATAGAAAAAAGAGCTACTGGATTTCTAAGTCACTACATGACTCAGGCAGGCATCATGCTCCTTATCTTCTCTGTTTCGTTAGGACTTTTCCTGGGGGAAAAGAAAAATAAAAAAATATACTGGCTTTTTATTTTCATACTATCTACCCTTGCATTAATTTTTACGATGACAAGAGGGGCATGGATAGGTGCCATATTTTCTGCTTTTTTAATATTCATAATTTACAAACCAAAATTTGCCCTCTCAATTCCTATGGCTCTCGTGATATTTTTCCTGGTTTCTCCTGAAAATATTAAACAAAGAGCTCTGAGCACATTCTCCCTTGAAGATGCTTCTAACAGGGACAGAATCTATATGCTTGAAGCAGGAATCAAAATAATTAAGTCATCCCCTGTTCTTGGGGGCGGACCTAATACAATTAAATATCTATACGCTGATAAAAAATACAGGCCTGCTGGAGCAAAAAAAACAAACCCTCATCTTCACAACAATATAATTCAGATCTCAGCTGAAAGAGGAATCCCCGCTCTAATAACCTGGCTTTCATTCATTATTTTTTCTTTCATTCTTTTATATAAAAAATGGAAAAAATCCCAGGATCCTTATTTAAAACATCTATCTTTAGGAATTCTTGGCGGAGTTCTTGGCTTCTTTATTTCTGGCTTTTTCGAATACAATTTCGGAGATTCAGAAGTTAAAATGCTCTTTCTTTATCTTATCTCAGCACCTCTTGCCATTAAATATAACGGGGAAAATGGAAATAAAAAAGATTGA